A genomic stretch from Telopea speciosissima isolate NSW1024214 ecotype Mountain lineage chromosome 7, Tspe_v1, whole genome shotgun sequence includes:
- the LOC122667279 gene encoding putative clathrin assembly protein At1g03050 translates to MGRSRIRKAVGAMKDKTSIGLAKVSSSSNSISDIEVAIVKATRHDEQPAEERHIKAVLCLTSYSPAYITACVNTLSRRLNKTKNWTVALKTLILIHRLLLEGDPAYESEIFFATRRGTRLLNMSDFRDTSQSNSWDFSAFVRTFALYLEDRLEFRMHGRRGRRNGLRYGCDDDEDQETARSPTVKTCTTTATPARDLKSIDRILTRVQHLQRILERFLACRPTGAAKHNRVVIVTILPLIKESIQIYHDIAEIMGIMIDRFMDLEVRDCVRIHDIFARLRKQFDELDSFYIWCKQIGIGRSSEYPEIERITAKKLEVMDEFIRDKSALAQKKRAINNHSEQQITIVPQEKEKKEEMVEQKEKEEDIWKKIKALPQPTVEKKQEASITTTTTTTTTTTQKEEADLLNLHDNNNDTMSIEEHGDKLALALFDGVPATSSASSQPPGWEAFISEDSGGDWETALVQSASKLSNQKTSLAGGFDMLLLDGMYQQQSVANATAQGAYGSTGSASSIVMSAAKPATLALPAPPVSSNNITGGVDPFAASLAVPPPAYVQMSELEKKQNLLMEEQMMWQQYARDGMQGQQGLLKLQQNHHYYGYGYGYGYPYSNSNNYYTNMGGTRSY, encoded by the exons ATGGGGCGAAGCAGGATCCGTAAGGCCGTCGGGGCTATGAAGGACAAGACTAGCATTGGGCTGGCGAAGgtgagcagcagcagcaactccATCTCCGACATCGAGGTGGCCATTGTAAAGGCGACACGGCACGACGAACAACCGGCGGAGGAGAGGCACATTAAGGCGGTACTATGCTTAACAAGTTACTCCCCTGCCTACATTACTGCCTGCGTCAACACATTGTCAAGGAGactaaacaaaacaaagaattgGACGGTGGCACTGAAGACACTCATATTAATCCATCGTCTCCTATTGGAAGGGGATCCCGCTTATGAATCTGAGATCTTCTTTGCCACCCGCCGTGGTACTCGACTTCTCAACATGTCTGATTTTAGGGATACTTCCCAATCCAACTCCTGGGATTTCTCTGCTTTTGTACGTACTTTTGCTCTCTATCTTGAAGACAGACTTGAGTTTCGTATGCACGGTCGTCGTGGTCGCAGAAATGGCCTCCGCTACGGAtgcgatgatgatgaagatcaAGAGACTGCGCGGTCGCCCACGGTCAAGACCTGTACTACTACTGCTACTCCCGCTCGTGATCTCAAGAGTATTGACCGCATCCTTACTAGGGTTCAACACCTTCAACGAATCCTTGAGCGATTCCTTGCATGTCGACCAACAG gAGCGGCGAAACACAACCGGGTGGTGATCGTGACCATTTTACCGTTGATAAAAGAGAGCATCCAAATATACCACGACATAGCCGAAATCATGGGCATCATGATCGATCGTTTCATGGATCTGGAAGTCCGGGACTGTGTTCGAATCCACGATATTTTCGCCCGACTTAGGAAACAGTTCGACGAGCTTGACTCGTTCTACATTTGGTGCAAACAAATCGGTATCGGCAGGTCCTCCGAGTACCCAGAGATTGAGAGAATCACTGCCAAGAAGCTTGAGGTCATGGACGAGTTCATCCGAGACAAATCTGCTCTTGCTCAGAAGAAGAGAGCCATCAACAACCATTCCGAACAACAAATTACAATCGTCCCccaagaaaaggagaagaaagaggagatggtggaacagaaagaaaaagaagaagatatatgGAAGAAGATCAAAGCGTTGCCGCAACCCACCGTAGAGAAGAAGCAAGAAGcctccatcaccaccaccaccaccaccaccaccaccaccacccaaaaagaagaagcagacTTGTTGAATCTCCACGATAATAATAACGATACGATGAGCATAGAAGAACATGGCGACAAATTGGCCTTGGCCTTGTTTGACGGTGTCCCAGCAACGTCATCGGCATCATCGCAACCGCCAGGATGGGAAGCTTTCATTTCGGAAGACTCTGGAGGGGATTGGGAGACTGCATTGGTGCAGTCGGCCAGCAAACTGTCGAACCAGAAGACATCGCTTGCCGGGGGTTTCGATATGTTGTTGCTTGACGGCATGTATCAACAACAGTCGGTTGCTAATGCAACGGCACAAGGTGCCTATGGAAGCACCGGGAGCGCAAGTAGCATAGTAATGTCAGCTGCTAAACCGGCGACGCTGGCATTGCCCGCACCACCAGTTTCCAGCAATAATATTACTGGTGGTGTTGATCCATTCGCTGCATCTCTAGCGGTTCCGCCGCCTGCCTACGTGCAGATGTCggagttggagaagaagcagaatctattGATGGAAGAGCAGATGATGTGGCAACAGTATGCAAGGGATGGGATGCAAGGGCAACAAGGTCTTTTGAAACTGCAACAAAATCACCACTACTATGGCTATGGCTATGGCTATGGGTATCCCTACTCCAACTCCAACAACTACTACACCAACATGGGAGGTACACGTAGCTACTGA